A single Mustela lutreola isolate mMusLut2 chromosome X, mMusLut2.pri, whole genome shotgun sequence DNA region contains:
- the ARSD gene encoding arylsulfatase D isoform X3, giving the protein MGTVRSGMEADDGYRALQWNAGSGGLPTNETTFARVLQQQGYATGLIGKWHQGVNCESRNDHCHHPLNHGFDYFYGMPFTLVNDCQPGRPPEVDAMTRSRLWQYTQMAALGVLTIAVGKTCGFISVSWKGILGAASLVFLFFVSWYASFGFVRRWNCILMRDHDVIEQPMVLESMAGHMLREAVSYIERNKHRPFLLFVSLLHVHIPLVTTKRFLGKSQHGLYGDNVEEMDWLVGEILKALEVHGLKNTTVTYFTSDHGGHLEARDGHSQLGGWNGIFRGGKGMGGWEGGIRVPGIFRWPGVLPAGRVIHEPTSLMDVFPTVVQLGGGHVPQDRVIDGRSLVPLLQGTAEHSAHEFLFHYCGKYLHAARWHEKDSGRLWKVHYMTPQFHPKGTGACYGQGVCPCSGDGVTQHSPPLLFDLSRDPSEAWPLAPSSEPRYHAVVARVGEAVEQHRRTLSPVPPQFSLSNIIWKPWLQPCCGTFPLCTCGQDRDPQ; this is encoded by the exons ATGGGAACCGTACGCTCAG GCATGGAAGCCGATGATGGGTACCGTGCCCTCCAGTGGAACGCGGGATCGGGCGGACTCCCCACGAACGAAACCACGTTTGCAAGAGTCCTGCAGCAGCAAGGTTATGCAACCGGCCTTATAG GAAAATGGCACCAGGGTGTCAATTGTGAATCCCGCAATGACCACTGCCACCATCCACTGAACCACGGATTTGACTATTTTTACGGCATGCCTTTCACGCTTGTGAATGACTGTCAGCCAGGCAGGCCCCCAGAAGTGGACGCCATGACTAGATCCAGACTGTGGCAGTACACCCAGATGGCGGCTCTAGGGGTCCTGACCATTGCGGTTGGCAAGACTTGCGGGTTCATCTCTGTGTCCTGGAAGGGAATCCTGGGGGCAGCCAGCCTCGTCTTCCTCTTCTTCGTCTCCTGGTATGCCAGCTTTGGGTTTGTGCGTCGTTGGAACTGTATCCTGATGAGAGACCATGACGTCATAGAGCAGCCCATGGTTTTGGAAAGTATGGCAGGTCACATGCTGCGCGAAGCCGTTTCCTATATTGAAAG gaaTAAGCACCGGCCATTCCTCCTCTTCGTGTCTTTGCTACATGTTCACATTCCCCTGGTGACCACAAAACGCTTTCTCGGGAAAAGCCAGCACGGCTTATATGGCGACAATGTGGAGGAGATGGACTGGCTTGTAG GTGAGATCCTTAAAGCACTCGAAGTCCACGGTTTGAAAAACACGACAGTCACGTATTTCACCTCTGATCACGGAGGACATTTGGAGGCAAGAGACGGACACAGCCAGCTGGGGGGATGGAATGGGATATTCCGAG GAGGCAAAGGGATGGGGGGCTGGGAAGGCGGCATCCGCGTGCCGGGGATCTTCCGGTGGCCTGGGGTGCTGCCGGCCGGCCGAGTGATCCACGAGCCCACCAGCCTGATGGATGTCTTCCCCACCGTGGTCCAGCTGGGGGGCGGCCATGTGCCCCAGGACAG GGTGATCGATGGCCGTAGCCTGGTGCCCTTGCTTCAAGGGACTGCTGAGCACTCAGCACACGAGTTCCTCTTTCATTACTGTGGGAAGTACCTCCACGCAGCACGCTGGCATGAGAAGGACA GTGGAAGACTCTGGAAGGTCCACTACATGACGCCACAGTTCCACCCCAAGGGGACGGGGGCCTGCTACGGCCAAGGTGTGTGCCCCTGCTCCGGGGACGGCGTGACCCAGCACAGCCCACCTCTGCTCTTCGACCTCTCCAGGGACCCTTCCGAGGCATGGCCCCTGGCCCCCAGCTCCGAACCCCGGTACCACGCGGTGGTCGCACGGGTGGGTGAGGCCGTGGAGCAGCACAGGAGAACCCTGAGTCCGGTGCCTCCCCAGTTTTCCCTGAGCAACATCATCTGGAAGCCGTGGCTGCAGCCGTGCTGTGGAACCTTCCCCCTGTGCACGTGCGGGCAGGACAGAGATCCCCAGTGA
- the ARSL gene encoding arylsulfatase L isoform X2, producing MLPRDHSWTPNIDRLAEDGVMLTQHVAAASVCTPSRAAFLTGRYPLRSGMVSSNGYRVVQWTGASGGLPTNETTFAKILKDRGYATGLIGKWHLGLNCDSSDDHCHHPISHGFDHFYGMPFSMMGDCIHWELSEKRAGMEYKLHVCFQIMVFAALTLTAGKLTHLTSGSWTPVIWLTIAAILLSVTSCFIGVLIVHADCFLMRNHTITEQPMHFQRTTPLVLKEVSSFVQRNKHRPFLLFVSFLHVHTPLITTEMFRGKSVHGLYGDNTEEMDWMVGQILDTLDMEGLTNSTLVYFTSDHGGSLEAQLRNNQYGGWNGIYKGGKGMGGWEGGIRVPGIFRWPGVLPAGRVIHEPTSLMDVFPTVVQLGGGEVPQDRVIDGRDLLPLLLGTAQHSDHEFLMHYCENFLHAVRWHQRHGGRLWKVHYTTPVFHPEGAGACYGRGVCPCSGDRVAHHDPPLLFDLSRDPSEAHALTPDTEPLFHQVMDTVARAVEEHRRTLSLVPLQLDMQGNTWKPWLQPCCGRFPLCWCDREGDPESLSPVGES from the exons GTATGGTTTCCAGCAACGGTTATCGTGTTGTTCAGTGGACCGGAGCATCTGGAGGGCTCCCAACCAATGAGACAACttttgcaaaaatattaaaagacagaGGATATGCCACTGGGCTAATAG GAAAATGGCATCTGGGCCTCAACTGTGACTCTTCCGATGATCACTGCCACCATCCCATCAGCCACGGATTTGACCATTTCTACGGAATGCCATTTTCCATGATGGGAGATTGCATCCACTGGGAACTGTCGGAGAAGCGTGCAGGCATGGAGTACAAACTCCACGTCTGCTTCCAAATCATGGTCTTTGCTGCCCTCACACTCACCGCTGGGAAACTCACCCATCTGACATCGGGCTCATGGACGCCAGTCATCTGGTTGACCATTGCCgccatcttgctctctgtgaccTCCTGTTTCATAGGGGTCTTGATTGTTCATGCAGACTGCTTTCTGATGAGAAACCACACCATCACGGAGCAGCCCATGCACTTTCAAAGGACGACACCTCTTGTTCTCAAAGAGGTCTCATCCTTTGTCCAAAG gaacaAGCACAGACCTTTCCTCCTCTTTGTCTCCTTTCTACATGTGCACACCCCTCTGATCACTACAGAGATGTTCCGTGGGAAGAGCGTGCATGGGCTGTATGGGGATAACACAGAAGAGATGGACTGGATGGTGG GGCAGATCCTTGATACTTTGGATATGGAAGGTTTGACCAATAGCACTCTTGTTTATTTTACGTCGGATCACGGGGGATCTTTAGAGGCTCAACTCAGAAACAACCAATATGGCGGCTGGAATGGAATCTACAAAG GTGGCAAAGGTATGGGGGGCTGGGAAGGTGGGATCCGCGTCCCAGGGATCTTCCGGTGGCCTGGGGTGCTGCCGGCCGGCCGAGTGATCCACGAGCCCACCAGCCTGATGGATGTTTTCCCCACCGTGGTCCAGCTGGGGGGCGGTgaggtgccccaggacag GGTGATCGATGGCCGGGACCTGCTGCCCTTGCTGCTGGGGACAGCACAGCACTCGGACCACGAGTTCCTGATGCATTACTGTGAGAATTTCCTGCACGCAGTCCGTTGGCACCAACGGCACG GAGGAAGACTATGGAAAGTCCACTACACAACCCCAGTGTTCCACCCAGAGGGCGCCGGTGCCTGCTACGGGAGAGGGGTCTGCCCGTGCTCTGGAGACCGAGTGGCCCATCACGACCCACCTTTGCTCTTCGACCTGTCCAGAGACCCCTCCGAAGCCCACGCCCTCACCCCGGACACGGAGCCCTTGTTCCATCAGGTGATGGACACTGTCGCACGGGCCGTGGAGGAGCATCGCCGGACCCTCAGCCTGGTTCCTCTGCAGCTGGACATGCAGGGCAACACCTGGAAACCCTGGCTCCAGCCCTGTTGTGGCCGGTTCCCCCTCTGCTGGTGTGATCGGGAAGGTGACCCTGAATCACTGTCCCCTGTCGGAGAGAGCTAG
- the ARSD gene encoding arylsulfatase D isoform X2: MADDLGIGDLGCYGNRTLRTPNIDQLAEEGVRLTQHLAAAPLCTPSRSSFLTGRHSFRSGMEADDGYRALQWNAGSGGLPTNETTFARVLQQQGYATGLIGKWHQGVNCESRNDHCHHPLNHGFDYFYGMPFTLVNDCQPGRPPEVDAMTRSRLWQYTQMAALGVLTIAVGKTCGFISVSWKGILGAASLVFLFFVSWYASFGFVRRWNCILMRDHDVIEQPMVLESMAGHMLREAVSYIERNKHRPFLLFVSLLHVHIPLVTTKRFLGKSQHGLYGDNVEEMDWLVGEILKALEVHGLKNTTVTYFTSDHGGHLEARDGHSQLGGWNGIFRGGKGMGGWEGGIRVPGIFRWPGVLPAGRVIHEPTSLMDVFPTVVQLGGGHVPQDRVIDGRSLVPLLQGTAEHSAHEFLFHYCGKYLHAARWHEKDSGRLWKVHYMTPQFHPKGTGACYGQGVCPCSGDGVTQHSPPLLFDLSRDPSEAWPLAPSSEPRYHAVVARVGEAVEQHRRTLSPVPPQFSLSNIIWKPWLQPCCGTFPLCTCGQDRDPQ; encoded by the exons ATGGCAGACGATCTTGGCATTGGGGATCTTGGTTGCTATGGGAACCGTACGCTCAG GACGCCCAATATTGACCAGCTTGCAGAGGAAGGCGTGAGGCTCACCCAGCACCTGGCGGCCGCCCCCCTCTGCACCCCCAGCAGATCTTCCTTCCTCACGGGGAGGCACTCCTTCAGATCAG GCATGGAAGCCGATGATGGGTACCGTGCCCTCCAGTGGAACGCGGGATCGGGCGGACTCCCCACGAACGAAACCACGTTTGCAAGAGTCCTGCAGCAGCAAGGTTATGCAACCGGCCTTATAG GAAAATGGCACCAGGGTGTCAATTGTGAATCCCGCAATGACCACTGCCACCATCCACTGAACCACGGATTTGACTATTTTTACGGCATGCCTTTCACGCTTGTGAATGACTGTCAGCCAGGCAGGCCCCCAGAAGTGGACGCCATGACTAGATCCAGACTGTGGCAGTACACCCAGATGGCGGCTCTAGGGGTCCTGACCATTGCGGTTGGCAAGACTTGCGGGTTCATCTCTGTGTCCTGGAAGGGAATCCTGGGGGCAGCCAGCCTCGTCTTCCTCTTCTTCGTCTCCTGGTATGCCAGCTTTGGGTTTGTGCGTCGTTGGAACTGTATCCTGATGAGAGACCATGACGTCATAGAGCAGCCCATGGTTTTGGAAAGTATGGCAGGTCACATGCTGCGCGAAGCCGTTTCCTATATTGAAAG gaaTAAGCACCGGCCATTCCTCCTCTTCGTGTCTTTGCTACATGTTCACATTCCCCTGGTGACCACAAAACGCTTTCTCGGGAAAAGCCAGCACGGCTTATATGGCGACAATGTGGAGGAGATGGACTGGCTTGTAG GTGAGATCCTTAAAGCACTCGAAGTCCACGGTTTGAAAAACACGACAGTCACGTATTTCACCTCTGATCACGGAGGACATTTGGAGGCAAGAGACGGACACAGCCAGCTGGGGGGATGGAATGGGATATTCCGAG GAGGCAAAGGGATGGGGGGCTGGGAAGGCGGCATCCGCGTGCCGGGGATCTTCCGGTGGCCTGGGGTGCTGCCGGCCGGCCGAGTGATCCACGAGCCCACCAGCCTGATGGATGTCTTCCCCACCGTGGTCCAGCTGGGGGGCGGCCATGTGCCCCAGGACAG GGTGATCGATGGCCGTAGCCTGGTGCCCTTGCTTCAAGGGACTGCTGAGCACTCAGCACACGAGTTCCTCTTTCATTACTGTGGGAAGTACCTCCACGCAGCACGCTGGCATGAGAAGGACA GTGGAAGACTCTGGAAGGTCCACTACATGACGCCACAGTTCCACCCCAAGGGGACGGGGGCCTGCTACGGCCAAGGTGTGTGCCCCTGCTCCGGGGACGGCGTGACCCAGCACAGCCCACCTCTGCTCTTCGACCTCTCCAGGGACCCTTCCGAGGCATGGCCCCTGGCCCCCAGCTCCGAACCCCGGTACCACGCGGTGGTCGCACGGGTGGGTGAGGCCGTGGAGCAGCACAGGAGAACCCTGAGTCCGGTGCCTCCCCAGTTTTCCCTGAGCAACATCATCTGGAAGCCGTGGCTGCAGCCGTGCTGTGGAACCTTCCCCCTGTGCACGTGCGGGCAGGACAGAGATCCCCAGTGA
- the ARSD gene encoding arylsulfatase D isoform X1 produces the protein MALRAPRGRAAPAARDFLWGPLLLCLLLRTSELKAANALQPNILLIMADDLGIGDLGCYGNRTLRTPNIDQLAEEGVRLTQHLAAAPLCTPSRSSFLTGRHSFRSGMEADDGYRALQWNAGSGGLPTNETTFARVLQQQGYATGLIGKWHQGVNCESRNDHCHHPLNHGFDYFYGMPFTLVNDCQPGRPPEVDAMTRSRLWQYTQMAALGVLTIAVGKTCGFISVSWKGILGAASLVFLFFVSWYASFGFVRRWNCILMRDHDVIEQPMVLESMAGHMLREAVSYIERNKHRPFLLFVSLLHVHIPLVTTKRFLGKSQHGLYGDNVEEMDWLVGEILKALEVHGLKNTTVTYFTSDHGGHLEARDGHSQLGGWNGIFRGGKGMGGWEGGIRVPGIFRWPGVLPAGRVIHEPTSLMDVFPTVVQLGGGHVPQDRVIDGRSLVPLLQGTAEHSAHEFLFHYCGKYLHAARWHEKDSGRLWKVHYMTPQFHPKGTGACYGQGVCPCSGDGVTQHSPPLLFDLSRDPSEAWPLAPSSEPRYHAVVARVGEAVEQHRRTLSPVPPQFSLSNIIWKPWLQPCCGTFPLCTCGQDRDPQ, from the exons ATGGCTCTCAGGGCTCCGAGGGGACGCGCCGCGCCCGCTGCCAG GGACTTTTTGTGGGGTCCGCTCCTTCTGTGTTTGCTCCTGAGGACGTCCGAGTTAAAAGCCGCAAATGCCCTTCAACCCAATATTCTACTGATAATGGCAGACGATCTTGGCATTGGGGATCTTGGTTGCTATGGGAACCGTACGCTCAG GACGCCCAATATTGACCAGCTTGCAGAGGAAGGCGTGAGGCTCACCCAGCACCTGGCGGCCGCCCCCCTCTGCACCCCCAGCAGATCTTCCTTCCTCACGGGGAGGCACTCCTTCAGATCAG GCATGGAAGCCGATGATGGGTACCGTGCCCTCCAGTGGAACGCGGGATCGGGCGGACTCCCCACGAACGAAACCACGTTTGCAAGAGTCCTGCAGCAGCAAGGTTATGCAACCGGCCTTATAG GAAAATGGCACCAGGGTGTCAATTGTGAATCCCGCAATGACCACTGCCACCATCCACTGAACCACGGATTTGACTATTTTTACGGCATGCCTTTCACGCTTGTGAATGACTGTCAGCCAGGCAGGCCCCCAGAAGTGGACGCCATGACTAGATCCAGACTGTGGCAGTACACCCAGATGGCGGCTCTAGGGGTCCTGACCATTGCGGTTGGCAAGACTTGCGGGTTCATCTCTGTGTCCTGGAAGGGAATCCTGGGGGCAGCCAGCCTCGTCTTCCTCTTCTTCGTCTCCTGGTATGCCAGCTTTGGGTTTGTGCGTCGTTGGAACTGTATCCTGATGAGAGACCATGACGTCATAGAGCAGCCCATGGTTTTGGAAAGTATGGCAGGTCACATGCTGCGCGAAGCCGTTTCCTATATTGAAAG gaaTAAGCACCGGCCATTCCTCCTCTTCGTGTCTTTGCTACATGTTCACATTCCCCTGGTGACCACAAAACGCTTTCTCGGGAAAAGCCAGCACGGCTTATATGGCGACAATGTGGAGGAGATGGACTGGCTTGTAG GTGAGATCCTTAAAGCACTCGAAGTCCACGGTTTGAAAAACACGACAGTCACGTATTTCACCTCTGATCACGGAGGACATTTGGAGGCAAGAGACGGACACAGCCAGCTGGGGGGATGGAATGGGATATTCCGAG GAGGCAAAGGGATGGGGGGCTGGGAAGGCGGCATCCGCGTGCCGGGGATCTTCCGGTGGCCTGGGGTGCTGCCGGCCGGCCGAGTGATCCACGAGCCCACCAGCCTGATGGATGTCTTCCCCACCGTGGTCCAGCTGGGGGGCGGCCATGTGCCCCAGGACAG GGTGATCGATGGCCGTAGCCTGGTGCCCTTGCTTCAAGGGACTGCTGAGCACTCAGCACACGAGTTCCTCTTTCATTACTGTGGGAAGTACCTCCACGCAGCACGCTGGCATGAGAAGGACA GTGGAAGACTCTGGAAGGTCCACTACATGACGCCACAGTTCCACCCCAAGGGGACGGGGGCCTGCTACGGCCAAGGTGTGTGCCCCTGCTCCGGGGACGGCGTGACCCAGCACAGCCCACCTCTGCTCTTCGACCTCTCCAGGGACCCTTCCGAGGCATGGCCCCTGGCCCCCAGCTCCGAACCCCGGTACCACGCGGTGGTCGCACGGGTGGGTGAGGCCGTGGAGCAGCACAGGAGAACCCTGAGTCCGGTGCCTCCCCAGTTTTCCCTGAGCAACATCATCTGGAAGCCGTGGCTGCAGCCGTGCTGTGGAACCTTCCCCCTGTGCACGTGCGGGCAGGACAGAGATCCCCAGTGA